In the genome of Telluria beijingensis, one region contains:
- the nuoI gene encoding NADH-quinone oxidoreductase subunit NuoI, whose protein sequence is MSRMKEILGSLMLTELIKGLALTGKYALSRKITVQYPEEKTPMSNRFRGLHALRRYPNGEERCIACKLCEAVCPAMAITIESAQRDDGTRRTTRYDIDLTKCIFCGFCEESCPVDSIVETHVLEYHGEKRGDLYYTKEMLLAVGDRYEADIAAAREADAKYR, encoded by the coding sequence ATGTCACGAATGAAAGAAATCCTCGGCAGCTTGATGCTGACCGAGTTGATCAAGGGCTTGGCCCTGACCGGGAAATATGCGCTGTCGCGCAAGATCACGGTCCAGTACCCGGAAGAAAAGACCCCGATGTCGAACCGGTTCCGTGGCCTGCATGCGCTGCGTCGCTACCCCAACGGGGAAGAGCGCTGCATCGCCTGCAAGCTGTGCGAAGCGGTGTGCCCGGCCATGGCGATCACGATCGAGTCGGCGCAGCGCGATGACGGCACCCGCCGCACCACGCGCTACGACATCGACCTGACCAAGTGCATCTTCTGCGGCTTCTGCGAAGAATCGTGCCCGGTCGACTCGATCGTGGAAACCCACGTGCTGGAATACCACGGCGAGAAACGCGGCGATCTCTACTACACCAAAGAGATGCTGCTCGCCGTCGGCGACCGCTACGAAGCCGACATCGCCGCCGCCCGCGAGGCGGATGCGAAGTACCGCTAA
- the nuoH gene encoding NADH-quinone oxidoreductase subunit NuoH: MATPGYIDSFTAGGAELLGPVWPLVWTILKIVAVVAPLMIAIAYATLWERKFIGWIQIRIGPNRVGPGGLLQPMADGLKLLIKEIVIPAKANRNLFVIGPIMTIMPALAAWSVVPFGPQFALADVNAGVLLLLAITSVEVYGIIIAGWASNSKYSFMGAMRASAQMISYEIPMGFVLVVVLMVSGTLNLSGIVAGQQMGMFADMGLNFLSWNWLPLFPLFIIYLVSGLAECGRHPFDVIEGESEIVAGHMVEYSGMSYAMFMLAEYGNMILIGTLASLFFLGGWSAPFAFLDFDGVLGGLVGFFWLFLKTFAFVTFFIWVRGTFPRYRYDQIMRLGWKVFIPLTLIWLVVVAVWMQTPWNIWM; encoded by the coding sequence ATGGCAACGCCTGGTTATATCGATTCATTTACCGCTGGCGGCGCTGAACTGCTCGGTCCGGTCTGGCCGCTGGTCTGGACCATCCTGAAAATCGTCGCCGTCGTGGCGCCGCTGATGATCGCGATCGCCTACGCCACGCTGTGGGAGCGCAAGTTCATCGGCTGGATCCAGATCCGTATCGGCCCGAACCGTGTCGGTCCCGGCGGCCTGCTGCAGCCGATGGCCGACGGCCTGAAGCTCCTGATCAAGGAAATCGTCATCCCGGCCAAGGCGAACCGCAACCTGTTCGTCATTGGCCCGATCATGACCATCATGCCGGCGCTGGCCGCCTGGTCGGTGGTGCCGTTCGGCCCGCAATTCGCGCTGGCCGACGTCAACGCGGGCGTGCTGCTGCTGCTGGCGATCACCTCGGTCGAAGTCTACGGCATCATCATCGCCGGCTGGGCCTCGAACTCGAAGTACTCGTTCATGGGCGCGATGCGCGCCTCGGCCCAGATGATCTCGTACGAAATCCCGATGGGCTTCGTGCTGGTGGTCGTGCTGATGGTGTCGGGCACCCTGAACCTGTCGGGCATCGTCGCCGGCCAGCAGATGGGCATGTTCGCCGACATGGGCCTGAACTTCCTGTCGTGGAACTGGCTGCCGCTGTTCCCGCTGTTCATCATCTACCTCGTGTCGGGCCTGGCCGAATGCGGCCGTCACCCGTTCGACGTGATCGAAGGCGAATCCGAAATCGTGGCCGGCCACATGGTCGAATACTCGGGCATGTCGTACGCGATGTTCATGCTGGCCGAATACGGCAACATGATCCTGATCGGTACCCTGGCGTCGCTGTTCTTCCTGGGTGGCTGGTCGGCGCCGTTCGCCTTCCTCGACTTCGATGGCGTGCTCGGCGGCCTGGTGGGCTTCTTCTGGCTGTTCCTGAAAACCTTCGCCTTCGTGACCTTCTTCATCTGGGTGCGCGGTACCTTCCCACGCTACCGCTATGACCAGATCATGCGTTTGGGCTGGAAAGTGTTCATCCCGCTGACCCTGATCTGGCTGGTCGTCGTCGCCGTCTGGATGCAGACGCCGTGGAATATTTGGATGTAA
- a CDS encoding NADH-quinone oxidoreductase subunit J, translated as MTFTTVLFYVFAAIMVLAALRVITAKNPVHAALFLVLAFFNAAGIWLLLKAEFLAIVLVLVYVGAVMVLFLFVVMMLDINIDRMREGFWGYLPVASIVGGLIVLEMGVVLWHGYANFEQSAEAAALNIGGTKELGLQIYTRYIYGFEIAAVVLLVAIIAAVALTLRRRKDTKAIDPGLAVRVKRNDRLKIVKVDTVNQRAIDAANVEKAAAAAAAAAAAAESKEQK; from the coding sequence ATGACATTTACAACTGTTTTGTTCTACGTGTTCGCGGCCATCATGGTGCTGGCCGCACTGCGCGTCATCACGGCCAAGAATCCGGTCCACGCCGCGCTGTTCCTGGTGCTGGCCTTCTTCAACGCGGCCGGCATCTGGCTGCTGCTGAAGGCCGAATTCCTCGCCATCGTGCTGGTGCTGGTCTATGTCGGCGCCGTCATGGTGCTGTTCCTGTTCGTCGTCATGATGCTCGATATTAATATCGACCGCATGCGCGAAGGTTTCTGGGGCTACCTGCCGGTGGCGTCCATCGTCGGTGGCCTGATCGTGCTCGAGATGGGCGTCGTGCTGTGGCACGGCTACGCCAACTTCGAGCAGAGCGCCGAAGCGGCTGCCCTGAACATCGGCGGCACCAAGGAGCTGGGCCTGCAGATCTATACCCGCTACATCTACGGCTTCGAGATCGCCGCCGTGGTGCTGCTGGTGGCGATCATCGCCGCCGTCGCCCTGACCCTGCGTCGCCGCAAGGACACCAAAGCCATCGACCCGGGCCTCGCGGTTCGCGTCAAGCGTAACGACCGCCTGAAGATCGTCAAGGTCGACACGGTCAACCAGCGCGCCATCGACGCAGCGAACGTCGAGAAGGCCGCCGCAGCCGCTGCTGCTGCCGCTGCCGCCGCCGAATCGAAGGAGCAAAAATGA